One Podospora pseudopauciseta strain CBS 411.78 chromosome 5 map unlocalized CBS411.78m_5, whole genome shotgun sequence DNA window includes the following coding sequences:
- a CDS encoding uncharacterized protein (MEROPS:MER0004928; COG:O; EggNog:ENOG503P2Z4): protein MMGSSLGGYFPAFFPLLFLRSLNRHKPLGCFTRYELQLPRHSFYVQDRDTPRLTLSIMKLPFSLTASAALCVAAGSALSIDRREPYEIYRFPGRIPGLGGNEAQQDVGSTWSSGVNIPLEVWRRGKTDLQWAGEITVGTPPQRFKVIFDTGSPYLLLPRDNCTTCSPEQNLFNPFLSSTFSSSPGIPLQLFFGTAGGGTRPTNTSQGANCTAVTDTVAISSPPITGYDQQFLLCDYYSSGLATQPADGIFGLGPLPTDFWPDQASNTTAEFETAYWNWINNTGGDLGPEFGFYLLGPKPQLTVGGTDARLYYPSTVQTIGLDVQLSIMRASWVAGLRAVRVNSQYLLSNTSSAIRDDVTLLDTGSAIILTPDFTTAAQIYNFLSPEIGPLDNLGSWGGPCEVLDEIAKTEDITFTVGTGERSMEVGLVKGAFNLGVFDDSRPGICQAVFVSPTQTAREPIRGRLAWVLGTPVLKGYYTVWNGREMEVGFGELKTGRGGEWVKGKGKRGKGWGKGFGKGKGRGVWGL, encoded by the exons ATGATGGGATCTTCTTTAGGAGGATATTTTCCTgcttttttccctcttttgTTCTTGCGATCTTTGAACCGTCACAAACCGCTTGGATGCTTCACGAGATACGAGCTTCAGCTTCCACGACACTCATTTTACGTTCAAGATCGAGATACCCCTCGCCTAACACTCAGTATCATGAAGCTTCCCTTCTCACTCACCGCCAGCGCGGCGCTCTGTGTAGCTGCTGGATCAGCTCTGTCCATCGACCGCCGCGAGCCATACGAGATCTACAGGTTCCCTGGGAGAATCCCCGGGCTTGGAGGGAATGAAGCGCAGCAGGATGTCGGGTCGACGTGGTCATCGGGGGTCAACATCCCTCTCGAAGTCTGGCGAAGGGGAAAGACTGATCTTCAGTGGGCGGGTGAGATTACTGTCGGGACTCCCCCGCAGAGATT CAAAGTCATCTTTGACACCGGTTCCccttacctcctcctcccgcggGACAATTGCACGACATGCTCCCCAGAGCAGAACTTGTTCAACCCTTTTTTGTCTTCGACGTTTTCTTCCAGTCCGGGGATTCCGCTGCAGCTGTTTTTTGGGACGGCGGGCGGGGGGACGAGGCCGACGAATACCTCCCAGGGAGCGAACTGCACGGCTGTTACGGATACGgtcgccatctcctcccctcctatCACTGGCTATGACCAGCAGTTTCTGCTTTGCGATTATTACTCCTCTGGCTTGGCGACCCAACCAGCAGATGGCATCTTTGGTCTCGGACCTTTACCGACAGACTTTTGGCCAGACCAGGCGAGTAACACGACGGCGGAGTTTGAGACGGCGTATTGGAACTGGATCAACAACACTGGTGGTGATCTTGGGCCTGAGTTTGGGTTTTATCTGTTGGGGCCAAAACCGCAGTTGACGGTTGGGGGGACGGATGCAAGGTTGTATTACCCTTCTACCGTCCAGACCATCGGCCTTGATGTTCAGCTTTCGATTATGAGGGCGAGTTGGGTTGCGGGGTTGAGAGCGGTTAGAGTCAACAGCCAGTACCTCCTGAGCAACACCAGTTCTGCAATCCGTGACGACGTCACGCTGCTGGACACGGGGTCGGCGATTATTCTCACGCCTGATTTCACCACCGCGGCGCAAATCTACAATTTTCTCTCGCCTGAGATTGGGCCGCTGGATAATCttgggagttggggagggCCGTGTGAGGTGTTGGATGAGATCGCGAAGACGGAAGATATTACTTTTACGGTTGGGACTGGGGAGAGGTCAATggaggtggggttggtgaagggggCTTTTAACCTGGGGGTGTTCGATGACTCTAGGCCCGGGATCTGTCAAGCGGTGTTTGTCAGCCCGACGCAGACGGCGAGGGAGCCGATTAGGGGGAGGCTGGCGTGGGTTTTGGGGACGCCGGTGTTGAAGGGGTATTATACTGTTTGGaatgggagggagatggaggttgggtttggggagttgaagacggggagaggtggggagTGGGttaaggggaaggggaagagggggaaggggtgggggaagggatttgggaaggggaaggggaggggggtctGGGGGCTTTAG
- the SFH5 gene encoding Non-classical phosphatidylinositol transfer protein (PITP) (EggNog:ENOG503P036; COG:U), whose amino-acid sequence MSDTNKTTDVVAPADAPVVAPEPVTATAPATEPAAKPEAPVTTAITSATEPTATATTTTAAPAATETTGDAKPETEKEASPLAQLWEAAKNHGHPEIWGVPLADPANHIPSQIVFQKYLNANDGDLAKARDQLIKTLDWRKKSDPLDLVRRMYSKSKFEGLGFVTTYVVDGKEVDEPEEREIFTWNIYGGVKSIDETFGNLEEFINWRVALMELALQELNICGAIKPITADYDPYKLFQVHDYKSISFLRSPPHVKSASAETIKVFAQNYPELLKEKFFVNVPAIMGFVYGFMKLFVAPKTIKKFHPMSNGANLAKEFAESRIKGLGEKLPAEYGGKGGELKAVGKEPFLTAE is encoded by the exons ATGAGCGACACAAACAAAACCACCGACGTTGTGGCTCCCGCCGACGCGCCGGTAGTCGCACCGGAGCCCGTCACCGCCACGGCCCCAGCTACTGAACCCGCTGCGAAGCCGGAGGCGCCtgtcaccaccgccatcacctcAGCCACAGAGCCCACCGCTAccgccacaaccaccactgCTGCGCCTGCCGCTACAGAGACAACCGGTGATGCCAAACCTGAGACAGAAAAGGAAGCTTCTCCACTCGCCCAGCTCTGGGAAGCCGCCAAGAACCATGGTCACCCTGAGATCTGGGGTGTGCCCCTTGCCGACCCGGCCAACCACATTCCCAGCCAGATCGTTTTCCAAAAGTATCTCAACGCCAACGATGGCGACCTCGCCAAGGCCAGAGACCAGCTGATCAAGACTTTGGACTGGCGCAAGAAGTCTGACCCGTTGGACCTGGTGCGCAGGATGTACTCCAAGTCCAAGTTTGAAGGGCTGGGGTTTGTCACCACCTATGTTGTGGACGGcaaggaggttgatgaacccgaggagagagagatcTTCACCTGGAACATTTACGGTGGTGTGAAGAGCATTGATGAGACCTTTGGCAATCTGGAGGA GTTCATCAATTGGCGCGTCGCCCTCATGGAACTCGCCCTCCAAGAGCTCAACATCTGCGGCGCCATCAAGCCCATCACCGCCGACTACGACCCCTACAAGCTCTTCCAGGTCCATGACTACAAgtccatctccttcctccgctcccctcctcacGTCAAGTCTGCCAGCGCCGAGACCATCAAGGTCTTTGCGCAGAACTACCCCGAGCTGCTCAAGGAGAAGTTCTTTGTCAATGTTCCAGCTATCATGGGCTTTGTCTACGGTTTCATGAAGCTGTTTGTCGCTCCCAAGACCATCAAGAAGTTCCATCCCATGTCCAATGGCGCGAACCTGGCCAAGGAGTTTGCCGAGAGCAGGATCAAGGGGCTGGGGGAGAAGTTGCCGGCTGAGTACGGTGGTAAGGGCGGGGAGTTGAAGGCTGTGGGGAAGGAGCCTTTTTTGACGGCGGAGTAA
- a CDS encoding uncharacterized protein (CAZy:AA3; EggNog:ENOG503NYBM; COG:E), producing MFGLIMGEHLLLGFTYRVGEMPTPRLRSMSDLERWRWRGNVTLKRMATDEIYDFIIVGGGPAGSALVYGLSQCPKPPKVLILEAGGDNEDKNLRVDGQRWLTFTKEGMNWGYKTTPQEFCNNREIDYSRGKGLGGSTAINFGVFTVGAKDDYDTWAEMTGDDDFAWDKINDRFKRIVTVHPEVPPGTDKKYASLTQNGSNGPVHVGYAAEFEEDLLPLLEQFEQGGFPLNSDHNSGNPLGMSVLISSAYRGLRSTSKDLLANLPPSFTVLTNSPVQRIILDSNKKAAGVESNSRVFHAKNEVLLSAGALDSPRVLMHSGVGPADQLSQFNIPIIADIPSVGQNLRDHCFVPLVYKRSPNSITPLSSRSAFWSDQTQMDVALEQWKTNPGATPVNPWGKYACELGIGFFKLDSITSSKEFLSLPEQEKKYLNKETIPHYEVITHFPMHWFLPGFPANQGTNTLIDYTCFLVFLYNAQTLGTVRLQSSDPAVPLLFDPRFLAHEFDRKAAVEALREIVKFTESENFKQGVDVDGIIAGPKGKDAGDEELLEYWKENISSSWHMTGTCKMGEVVDADFKVKGVEGVRVVDMSAVPVLVSGHTQAVAYVTGYTAAEKILREYGL from the exons ATGTTTGGGCTCATTATGGGTGAGCACTTGCTTCTTGGCTTCACATATCGGGTTGGTGAGATGCCGACCCCGCGCCTACGATCAATGAGCGACCTCGAgaggtggagatggagggggaaTGTTACACTCAAAAGG ATGGCAACAGACGAGATCTATGACTTTATcattgttggtg GTGGTCCAGCTGGCAGCGCTCTGGTGTATGGCCTGTCTCAATGCCCAAAGCCGCCCAAAGTTCTCATCCTTGAAGCAGGTGGTGACAATGAAGACAAGAACCTTCGTGTCGATGGTCAGCGCTGGTTGACGTTCACGAAAGAGGGGATGAACTGGGGATATAAAACCACCCCTCAAGAATTTTGCAATAACCGTGAGATTGACTACTCTCGTGGCAAAGGCCTTGGCGGATCAACCGCCATCAACTTTGGTGTCTTTACCGTGGGTGCCAAAGATGACTACGACACTTGGGCCGAGATGACCGGAGATGATGACTTTGCATGGGACAAGATCAACGACCGGTTCAAGAGGATTGTGACAGTGCACCCGGAAGTTCCTCCGGGGACAGATAAGAAGTATGCCTCGCTCACACAAAATGGCAGCAATGGTCCGGTCCACGTAGGGTATGCCGCTGAGTTCGAAGAGGACCTTCTCCCGCTTCTTGAGCAATTCGAGCAAGGCGGCTTCCCCCTGAACTCAGACCACAATTCTGGCAACCCTCTGGGCATGTCGGTTCTCATCAGCTCAGCCTATCGCGGCCTCAGATCAACAAGCAAAGACCTTCTTGCCAACCTCCCGCCGAGTTTCACCGTCTTGACCAACTCCCCCGTGCAGAGGATCATTCTCGACTCCAACAAGAAAGCCGCCGGCGTCGAGTCCAACTCTCGAGTCTTTCACGCCAAGAACGAAGTCCTTCTCTCCGCTGGCGCCCTGGACTCGCCTCGGGTTTTAATGCACTCCGGCGTCGGCCCGGCAGATCAGCTCTCCCAGTTCAATATCCCAATCATTGCTGACATCCCCTCGGTCGGCCAGAATCTCCGCGACCACTGCTTCGTCCCGCTTGTATACAAACGCTCACCCAACTCCATCACGCCTCTCTCCTCCCGTTCAGCCTTTTGGTCTGATCAGACACAAATGGATGTGGCTCTTGAGCAGTGGAAGACCAACCCTGGTGCTACACCCGTCAACCCCTGGGGCAAATACGCCTGTGAACTCGGCATTGGCTTCTTCAAGCTTGACTCTATAACCAGCTCAAAGGAGTTCCTGTCCCTGCCAGAACAGGAGAAAAAATACTTGAACAAAGAGACCATTCCGCATTACGAAGTCATCACGCACTTCCCCATGCATTGGTTTCTCCCAGGCTTTCCTGCAAACCAAGGAACCAACACTCTTATCGATTACACctgcttcttggtcttcCTCTACAACGCCCAGACTTTGGGGACTGTCAGACTCCAATCATCTGACCCGGCGGTGCCATTGTTGTTTGACCCCAGGTTCTTGGCTCATGAGTTTGACCGGAAGGCTGCCGTAGAGGCATTGAGGGAGATAGTCAAGTTTACTGAGAGTGAAAATTTCAAGcagggggtggatgtggatgggATTATTGCTGGCCCGAAGGGGAAGGAcgccggtgatgaggaaCTGCTGGAGTATTGGAAGGAAAACATCTCTAGTAGTTGGCACATGACGGGGACGTGTAAaatgggggaggtggtggatgctgACTTTAaggtgaagggggtggagggggtgagggtggtggatatgAGTGCTGTGCCTGTGTTGGTCAGTGGGCATACACAGGCTGTTGCTT ATGTTACGGGATATACGGCCGCGGAGAAGATTTTGAGAGAGTATGGGCTTTGA
- a CDS encoding uncharacterized protein (EggNog:ENOG503P2G6), producing MGIIRKTFTTAFLATAGTVGYLGTTTRLESPLPEDDPLWRSKSFRKYNRHNNASTQDLVYKRIPLDKIKPELLQREGDLALEFCRGVWGGLGYRFQRAYLARKYQRPATAAQLWTTDQLSKSTYEPGTQLTDHFEVVEKTPTEIVVRCGDTPRNAGPRDSDGLFVISASVDKARGEVVLGLKSCFFNGNSRVEGIQGPMPGWMEELHRWYSRLWLVTGSWRVTSSFL from the exons ATGGGCATCATCCGCAAAACATTCACGACTGCCTTCCTAGCCACGGCCGGCACTGTTGGCTATCTTGGCACAACCACCCGCCTTGAGAGCCCGCTGCCCGAAGACGACCCCTTATGGCGCTCAAAGAGCTTCCGCAAATACAACCGACACAATAATGCCTCAACGCAAGACCTCGTCTACAAGCGCATTCCACTTGATAAAATCAAGCCCGAGCTCCTCCAGCGCGAGGGCGATCTGGCTCTGGAGTTTTGCCGTGGTGTCTGGGGAGGATTAG GATATCGCTTTCAACGGGCTTATCTTGCCCGGAAATACCAGAGACCCGCCACCGCTGCCCAGCTATGGACGACTGATCAGCTATCCAAGTCGACCTATGAGCCAGGTACACAGCTGACTGACCActttgaggttgttgagaagaCACCAACTGAGATTGTTGTCCGCTGCGGTGATACGCCGAGGAATGCGGGCCCAAGAGACTCGGATGGCCTTTTTGTCATCAGTGCCAGTGTTGACAAGGCTCGTGGCGAGGTGGTTCTTGGACTTAAGAGCTGCTTTTTTAACGGCAACAGCAGGGTTGAAGGTATTCAGGGGCCAATGcctggatggatggaggagCTGCACAGATGGTATTCCCGTCTTTGGCTTGTTACAGGGTCTTGGAGGGTTACGTCTTCCTTCTTGTGA
- a CDS encoding uncharacterized protein (EggNog:ENOG503P2F0), which yields MAKQAFDGKHHLVLRLCFVWQSSCLAHCQSQLCTRDQLYMTHHLPSRRDWQTRFEVQDMRCLWDLPPLATPVPGGNGDSRTPAQQSHCSMHGTKMEWGRRQLKAIGRRRIISRPRHNYLELPTTGGNRPTSSLLMMAFTRVRTMMLLLLSNSSTVCHAIPSPSLKIQTYTTHHSGNTDEVLNVPLYRTTVTNAMIASGPNSQSARESNSNMSCFSLGYGLSARDCEYMASIGMFDQGRNAIYNNGKIWIGRDGPNTFTFINGAGVPIILVMWYAFNKDNTSSFMNIRRPEITYSLPETGSAVEISAANGVPGGWSMIYNYSTPLSEYGQIRNTFGEFSTGDYATVDVSRLVNMAGNSVTVRVFGHQPVDTTLQPVCITDMRTCAYVCTSRSVGSCGATGSYQLVNCGGPNAVEGVDEHGNPTGGCQGWTNGGHIEVIFL from the exons ATGGCCAAGCAGGCTTTTGACGGCAAACATCACCTTGTCCTACGACTCTGTTTTGTATGGCAGTCAAGTTGTCTCGCCCACTGCCAATCCCAGCTTTGCACCCGAGATCAACTATATATGACTCACCACCTTCCTTCCCGGCGTGACTGGCAAACACGATTTGAAGTTCAGGATATGAGGTGTTTATGGGACTTGCCGCCGCTTGCGACGCCGGTGCCAGGAGGTAACGGTGACAGTCGCACGCCAGCTCAGCAGTCACACTGCTCGATGCATGGAACAAAGATGGAATGGGGCCGTCGTCAACTCAAGGCAATAGGGCGACGACGCATCATTTCTCGGCCCAGGCATAACTACCTTGAATTGCCTACAACGGGTGGGAATCGTCCAACTTCGTCGCTATTGATGATGGCCTTCACACGTGTACGCACCATGATGCTGTTGcttctcagcaacagcagcaccgtCTGCCATGCAATACCATCTCCAAGCCTCAAAATCCAGACCTATACTACGCACCATAGTGGCAATACGGACGAGGTGCTGAATGTCCCCTTGTACCG GACCACAGTCACAAATGCCATGATAGCCTCGGGGCCGAACTCCCAGTCTGCCCGAGAGAGTAACAGCAATATGTCGTGCTTCTCCCTCGGTTACGGTCTTTCAGCTCGAGACTGCGAGTACATGGCGTCAATCGGCATGTTCGACCAAGGCCGGAACGCCATCTACAACAACGGCAAGATATGGATTGGGCGGGACGGGCCGAACACCTTCACCTTCATCAACGGTGCTGGGGTGCCGATCATTCTCGTCATGTGGTACGCTTTCAACAAGGACAACACTTCCAGTTTCATGAATATCCGCCGTCCCGAGATCACGTACTCACTCCCCGAGACCGGAAGCGCAGTCGAGATCTCTGCTGCAAATGGGGTGCCGGGGGGTTGGTCAATGATTTACAACTACTCTACTCCGCTGAGCGAGTATGGGCAGATCAGGAACACGTTCGGGGAGTTCAGCACGGGCGATTACGCCACGGTTGATgtgtcgaggttggtgaaTATGGCGGGAAACTCGGTGACCGTTAGAGTGTTTGGCCACCAGCCTGTCGACACCACTCTACAGCCTGTATGCATCACTGATATGCGCACTTGCGCGTATGTGTGCACCAGCAGGAGTGTGGGATCGTGCGGAGCGACGGGGAGTTATCAGTTGGTGAACTGTGGCGGACCCAACGcggtggaaggggttgatgaaCACGGGAATCCCACCGGCGGTTGCCAGGGGTGGACGAATGGGGGGCATATCGAAGTTATTTTCCTTTGA
- a CDS encoding uncharacterized protein (EggNog:ENOG503P597) codes for MANIPPSLGASCPSGGTFYVCLGKKTEFIGCCTINPCTTGYQREPGTCPPENLRPASFSKDSYLDLPAQECDSSDSSALWWTCAGNTPPFLGCCKINPCHRGSCPTDRLVAARLSPDPDNRQIFVGASPTTTSIEPTSTTQSTPTATPTPTTGADPLPELSTTTPSSNSGLPPAAIGGIAAGAAVLFLALIAFLLWRWRRNVRQSQENHMRPFVTEAGGYQPTPTFKPVGYEPTVTSTFSSPESTPYLQNSFPGFGHPPKQAGLGGSPSPYDPHHSFQAYQPHGHSRTVSEFSQTPTYYHQSPPMGSSPNMAELSATDSTAFRMGHNVPTELATTGPMRGPVGGQR; via the exons ATGGCAAAcatccctccttccctcgGCGCGAGTTGCCCCAGTGGTGGCACGTTTTATGTTTGTCTTGGAAAGAAGACTGAGTTCATCGGCTGCTGCACCATCAACCCGTGCACCACTGGGTATCAGAGAGAACCGGGAACGTGTCCCCCAGAAAACCTCCGGCCAGCATCCTTCTCCAAGGACAGCTACCTTGATCTTCCAGCCCAGGAATGCGACAGTTCGGATTCGAGCGCATTGTGGTGGACCTGTGCTGGCAACACACCACCCTTCTTGGGTTGTTGCAAGATAAACCCATGTCATAGAGGATCGTGCCCGACCGACCGGCTTGTTGCTGCCCGCCTCAGTCCTGACCCGGATAATCGCCAAATCTTCGTTGGAGCTTCACCCACGACCACTAGCATTGAGCCGACCTCGACAACTCAAAGCACACCAACCGCcacaccaactccaaccacGGGCGCTGATCCGCTACCAGAGCTCTCAACCACCACGCCAAGCTCAAACAGTGGCCTTCCCCCGGCAGCAATCGGGGGCATAGCGGCAGGAGCTGCTGTCCTTTTCCTCGCCCTCATTGCCTTCCTTCTCTGGAGATGGCGACGCAATGTACGACAGAGTCAAGAAAACCACATGAGACCATTCGTGACAGAGGCAGGTGGCTATCAGCCAACTCCAACCTTCAAACCTGTCGGCTATGAGCCAACCGTGACCTCGACCTTCAGCAGCCCCGAGAGCA CTCCTTATCTGCAAAATTCCTTCCCTGGATTCGGTCACCCGCCGAAGCAAGCAGGGCTTGGAGGATCACCTTCGCCATATGATCCACACCACTCATTCCAAGCATACCAACCGCACGGCCACAGCCGAACCGTCTCGGAGTTCTCGCAGACGCCTACCTACTATCACCAGTCCCCGCCGATGGGATCGAGCCCGAATATGGCGGAGCTGTCAGCGACTGACTCGACGGCTTTCAGGATGGGGCATAATGTGCCGACTGAACTTGCGACGACTGGGCCGATGCGTGGTCCTGTGGGAGGGCAAAGATGA
- a CDS encoding uncharacterized protein (COG:S; EggNog:ENOG503NYGQ), protein MKNDDTHKPDPEALIKEAVEKNKAALFGSLRNLPIENFSPVGLSSVIKVNSATRSGNVVGDNFHQRSDFILLGEDIEISRASSVKKVWEIFDQKDGAEVLKIVKRSAGMKRIFRALSSETVGENSNVRPFVRRAFTVLKAEDSVAGKNAKQRQLRKVIYNLFTDQMRQDLGKVHGSSPLPQ, encoded by the exons ATGAAGAATGACGACACCCACAAGCCCGATCCTGAGGCGCTCATCAAGGAAGCTGTTGAAAAGAACAAGGCAGCGTTGTTTGGGTCTCTCCGAAACCTGCCTATTGAAAACTTTTCCCCCGTGGGCCTCAGCAGTGTCATCAAGGTCAACTCGGCGACGCGGAGCGGTAACGTTGTGGGCGACAATTTCCACCAGAGATCAGATTTCATCCTGCTTGGAGAGGACATCGAGATCTCCCGGGCCAGCAGTGTCAAGAAA GTGTGGGAAATCTTTGATCAGAAGGATGGCGCCGAGGTCCTCAAGATCGTCAAAAGATCGGCGGGCATGAAGAGGATCTTCAGGGCTCTCTCCTCGGAGACTGTCGGTGAGAACAGCAACGTTAGGCCCTTTGTACGGCGTGCATTCACTGTGCTCAAGGCTGAAGATTCGGTGGCGGGCAAAAATGCAAAGCAGAGGCAGTTGAGGAAGGTTATCTATAACCTTTTTACGGATCAGATGAGGCAGGATTTGGGGAAGGTTCATGGTTCTTCACCTTTGCCACAGTAG
- a CDS encoding uncharacterized protein (COG:I; EggNog:ENOG50KOG4177), giving the protein MLTPKSAVPKTPLHLAAKNDKLGAAHLLACQGANTLVQDKGGRCPTEYAIMRGHTDMFELLIQDTGDTRYTDALPQRDFVTSVQCSAVNIVRCILDRLPRIVNSSGGVDSFLHIAARDSNGEIIKLLRDRLPGLDTNHAGVKGTTPIHDAVAHINVEALQQLLKANPDLEKTDDDGKTPLLLSVRKGMSPGICSLLLNTGAAKLLLEHGAQVNNPGKTMAQSQVEHGADINARKSDLWTPLHIGCHWSVPDTV; this is encoded by the coding sequence ATGTTAACGCCAAAATCTGCTGTACCCAAAACTCCTTTGCATCTGGCGGCCAAGAATGACAAACTGGGAGCTGCGCATCTTTTGGCTTGCCAGGGAGCTAATACTTTAGTTCAGGATAAAGGTGGGCGGTGTCCCACTGAGTATGCAATCATGAGAGGCCATACAGACATGTTCGAGCTTCTTATTCAGGACACTGGCGACACTAGATATACTGACGCACTACCACAACGCGATTTTGTCACTTCTGTTCAGTGCTCGGCTGTCAACATCGTCAGGTGCATCCTTGATCGACTCCCACGTATCGTGAATAGCTCCGGGGGCGTTGACTCCTTTCTGCACATCGCCGCGCGTGACTCGAACGGCGAGATAATCAAGCTCTTGCGCGACCGCCTCCCAGGACTTGACACAAACCACGCAGGGGTCAAAGGAACGACGCCCATCCACGATGCCGTCGCTCATATAAATGTGGAAGCCCTGCAGCAGCTGCTGAAAGCCAACCCGGATCTGGAGAAGACTGATGACGATGGTAAAACGCCGTTGCTTCTATCTGTCCGCAAGGGTATGTCTCCAGGCATCTGCAGCCTCCTTCTAAATACAGGGGCTGCCAAGCTACTTCTGGAGCATGGGGCCCAGGTTAACAATCCAGGAAAGACAATGGCCCAAAGCCAGGTCGAACATGGAGCTGACATCAATGCCAGGAAAAGTGACCTCTGGACCCCGCTTCATATAGGGTGCCACTGGTCAGTTCCTGATACTGTGTGA
- a CDS encoding uncharacterized protein (EggNog:ENOG503P3J5), which yields MPLITGLHHVNLIVPPNTLPEANAFYGKTLGLTPRPVPQLQKDRLAWFDIGTSGQQVHIAFGRPEVDFTEEAKGASRHPCFKVGSLEELGELQRRVWGHFRGVGEEWERGRPLGCDEPGKEDSGENS from the exons ATGCCCCTCATAACCGGCCTCCACCAT GTCAACCTCATCGTCccacccaacaccctccccgaaGCCAACGCGTTCTACGGGAAGACGTTGGGTCTGACGCCCCGGCCGGTGCCGCAGTTGCAGAAGGACAGGCTGGCGTGGTTTGATATCGGGACGTCGGGGCAGCAGGTTCATATTGCTTTTGGGAGGCCAGAGGTTGATTTCACTGAGGAGGCGAAAGGGGCGTCGAGGCATCCGTGTTTCAAGGTTGGGAgtttggaggagctgggggagtTGCAGAGGAGGGTTTGGGGGCATtttaggggggtgggggaggagtgggaacGGGGAAGGCCGTTGGGGTGTGATGAGccggggaaggaggattcTGGTGAGAACTCATGA
- a CDS encoding uncharacterized protein (EggNog:ENOG503P76M; COG:S), protein MFIPTSTLTTLVVAFLSLASAAPTTPAPASPLEVEAREIAARARGQFTWYNTGLGACGKWNNDGELVVALNRHVFDPQTPNGNPNNNPLCGRMIRASYNGKTVDVRVVDRCPGCAAGDLDLSPTAFQRLASLGTGRITGDWWWI, encoded by the coding sequence ATGTTCATCCCAACCAGCacactcaccaccctcgtggtggccttcctctccctcgcctccgcaGCCCCCACCACACCCGCCCCGGCCTCTCCCCTCGAGGTTGAAGCCCGTGAGATTGCTGCCCGCGCTAGAGGACAGTTCACTTGGTACAACACCGGTCTGGGCGCCTGCGGAAAGTGGAACAACGACGGTGAGCTCGTTGTTGCGCTTAACCGCCATGTATTTGATCCTCAGACCCCGAATGGGAACCCTAACAACAATCCTTTGTGTGGGAGGATGATTCGGGCTAGCTATAATGGGAAAACGGTTGATGTTAGGGTTGTGGATAGATGCCCTGGGTGCGCTGCTGGCGATTTGGACTTGAGCCCGACTGCGTTTCAGAGGTTGGCGTCGCTTGGTACAGGGAGGATTACGGGGGATTGGTGGTGGATTTGA